The proteins below are encoded in one region of bacterium:
- a CDS encoding YqaE/Pmp3 family membrane protein, giving the protein MAKQNKILLIILAIILPPLAVYLKKGVKKDFWINILLTICFYLPGIIHALYLITK; this is encoded by the coding sequence ATGGCAAAGCAAAACAAAATTTTATTAATCATTCTGGCAATTATTCTTCCGCCTCTTGCTGTGTATCTGAAAAAAGGTGTAAAAAAAGATTTCTGGATAAACATTCTTCTTACAATCTGTTTCTATTTGCCGGGAATCATACATGCCCTCTATTTGATTACAAAATAA
- a CDS encoding GlsB/YeaQ/YmgE family stress response membrane protein, whose protein sequence is MNILWFIIIGAVAGWLAGQIMKGKGFGFLGNLIVGIIGGFLGGFVFDQLGIVFYGIIGSLIAAVVGAVILLFIIRLFRKK, encoded by the coding sequence ATGAATATTTTATGGTTTATTATTATCGGTGCAGTTGCAGGCTGGCTGGCCGGACAGATTATGAAAGGTAAAGGGTTCGGATTTCTCGGTAATCTGATTGTCGGTATTATTGGAGGATTTCTGGGCGGTTTTGTTTTTGACCAATTGGGGATTGTATTTTACGGGATTATAGGGTCTTTAATTGCCGCTGTAGTAGGTGCTGTAATACTTTTATTTATTATACGTTTATTCAGGAAAAAATAG
- a CDS encoding WG repeat-containing protein: protein MIVSCNSIRDDYLTKIYSGQYDAVGVPTGYINSKGDTIIPIGKYYYCYSDTIRNFGIVMEKGGRIIGIDKTDNELFDIFKYDNGPDYVSDGLFRIMKNGKIGYADMNGKIIIKPQFDCAYPFKNGLAKVSKKCITEKKGEYSIWKSNDWFYINKKGRAIKK from the coding sequence ATGATTGTATCCTGCAATTCAATCCGGGATGACTATTTGACCAAGATTTATTCCGGCCAATATGACGCAGTCGGAGTACCGACAGGTTACATAAATTCAAAAGGCGACACAATAATCCCGATTGGAAAATACTATTACTGTTATTCCGATACTATTCGAAATTTCGGGATAGTAATGGAAAAAGGCGGCCGAATAATCGGAATAGATAAAACAGACAATGAATTATTTGATATCTTTAAATACGATAACGGCCCGGACTACGTTTCCGACGGGCTTTTCAGAATTATGAAAAACGGAAAAATCGGATACGCTGATATGAACGGCAAAATTATAATTAAACCGCAGTTTGATTGTGCATATCCGTTTAAAAATGGATTAGCAAAGGTATCAAAAAAATGTATAACTGAAAAGAAAGGCGAATATTCAATCTGGAAGAGTAATGACTGGTTTTATATAAATAAAAAAGGCCGAGCAATAAAAAAATAA
- a CDS encoding tetratricopeptide repeat protein produces MKIFQPFILIIFFSVYSLHAQEVNLTKFFRFFINANYDSSRAFIEKELLKDPDNLVLHLYLGRVFLVQKKYSLAISSFKNALQHNKSDAAIYNYIGKAYEEQGMLAEAAHAYTSSIKLDSSLYAQLKLGSIFFKQNNYNACTAVLTKLISRDSTNLYAYYLLGRSFLKSDKNDSAIVFCSKAVQLDSTYYPGLLNLGIAFFNSRLYKNAVKSLNKAVIISPESHEARYYLGYAYIKLDQRADALTQLEFCANSNSRFKQKALIALIEFYRKIGLNKECIRTAKKYLELNTKNYLTTVYFHLGCALSEEQNFSEADSAFQKSLACSNLPLIKGIYFYRGLNSHKQQEYIKAINYYKKAVTLNPDDPYTYYNLAIVYDEFYKDKKPAIKYYQKFLDYCKNKDDNSVLVQAAINRIKSLKQKLYFKK; encoded by the coding sequence TTGAAGATATTTCAGCCGTTTATTTTAATAATATTTTTTTCCGTATATTCCCTGCATGCACAGGAAGTAAACCTGACAAAATTTTTCCGTTTCTTTATAAATGCAAATTACGACAGTTCCCGTGCATTTATTGAAAAGGAACTGTTGAAAGACCCGGATAATCTGGTATTACACCTTTATCTCGGCAGAGTATTTTTGGTACAAAAAAAATATTCTCTCGCAATTTCCAGTTTTAAAAATGCACTTCAGCACAACAAATCAGATGCTGCTATTTACAATTATATAGGAAAGGCTTATGAAGAGCAGGGAATGCTGGCTGAGGCTGCACATGCGTACACTTCTTCGATAAAACTGGACTCATCTTTATACGCTCAATTAAAACTCGGCTCAATATTTTTTAAACAGAATAATTACAATGCATGCACAGCTGTTTTAACAAAACTTATTTCCCGGGATTCTACGAATTTGTATGCTTATTACCTTTTAGGTCGTTCTTTTTTAAAATCAGACAAAAATGACAGTGCAATAGTTTTTTGTTCAAAAGCTGTGCAACTTGACAGCACTTATTATCCCGGTCTTTTGAATCTTGGTATTGCCTTTTTTAATTCCAGGTTGTACAAAAATGCCGTTAAATCATTAAATAAAGCCGTAATCATAAGTCCTGAATCCCATGAGGCCAGGTATTACCTTGGATATGCATATATTAAACTGGATCAAAGAGCAGATGCGTTAACCCAGCTTGAATTTTGCGCAAATTCAAACAGCAGGTTCAAACAAAAAGCCCTGATTGCATTAATAGAATTTTACCGTAAAATAGGACTTAATAAAGAGTGTATCCGTACAGCAAAGAAATATCTGGAATTAAATACAAAAAACTACTTAACAACCGTATATTTTCATCTTGGATGTGCACTATCTGAGGAACAAAATTTTTCAGAAGCAGATTCTGCTTTTCAAAAATCATTAGCCTGCTCTAACCTGCCGCTTATTAAAGGGATTTACTTTTACAGAGGTTTGAATTCACACAAACAGCAGGAATATATCAAAGCCATAAATTACTATAAAAAGGCTGTTACATTAAACCCGGACGATCCTTACACCTATTACAATCTCGCAATTGTTTATGATGAGTTTTACAAAGATAAAAAACCTGCAATAAAATACTATCAGAAATTTCTTGACTATTGCAAAAACAAAGACGACAACTCTGTTCTGGTTCAGGCTGCAATAAACAGAATCAAATCCCTTAAACAAAAACTCTATTTTAAAAAATAG
- a CDS encoding DUF3187 family protein encodes MGQKDRRHFKIFIFITLILYFPIVSVTFAQIEQTSGFFSLRSQSPIQQLRVGLQHHPPWIVPEGQWALNIQHTWKNMWLYKEDLYRIDGEIHETVFRGAYGVTPRLEVMAEVAVRHIGGGILDALSEGFHNTFGYTQAGRDKFPRNQFAVEIYLPDKDTTFTLGSSATGWQVGNLILSGTYALIKNRSSKFHAVITGNVKLPTATTKQLFGSQKIDLGLALGLGYSISPLHLYYNTGFLYYGDKEIMGLELRQWHLSTLIAFEYHRPGTSHSWIFQGLVESGVAKYYNEFDKRTFEIVLGYKHYFKSGWTFGVGILENIFYYDNSPDVAFHFELTRLFK; translated from the coding sequence ATGGGACAAAAAGATAGAAGGCATTTCAAAATATTTATTTTTATTACACTAATCCTTTATTTCCCGATAGTGTCTGTTACTTTTGCTCAGATAGAACAGACATCAGGATTTTTTTCTCTGAGGAGCCAGTCTCCCATTCAACAGTTACGTGTTGGCCTTCAGCACCATCCTCCCTGGATTGTTCCTGAAGGACAGTGGGCGCTTAATATCCAGCATACCTGGAAAAATATGTGGCTGTATAAAGAGGATCTCTACCGCATTGACGGTGAAATTCATGAAACAGTTTTCCGCGGGGCCTATGGTGTGACTCCACGCCTTGAAGTAATGGCAGAGGTAGCAGTGCGCCACATCGGAGGCGGTATATTAGATGCACTGAGCGAAGGATTTCACAATACATTCGGCTACACTCAGGCAGGAAGAGACAAATTTCCCCGCAATCAATTCGCAGTTGAAATTTACCTTCCGGATAAAGATACGACCTTTACTCTAGGTTCCTCAGCTACGGGCTGGCAAGTCGGGAATCTGATACTTTCAGGCACTTATGCTCTGATAAAAAACCGCAGTAGTAAATTTCATGCTGTAATAACCGGAAATGTTAAACTCCCTACTGCCACTACAAAACAACTTTTCGGAAGCCAGAAAATTGATCTGGGGCTTGCTCTGGGACTGGGATATTCAATTTCTCCTCTTCATCTCTATTATAATACTGGTTTTCTGTACTACGGAGATAAAGAAATTATGGGCCTTGAATTACGCCAATGGCATCTCAGCACTTTGATTGCCTTTGAATATCACCGTCCCGGAACCAGCCATTCCTGGATTTTTCAGGGACTTGTAGAGAGCGGCGTTGCCAAATACTATAATGAATTTGACAAGCGCACCTTTGAAATAGTACTGGGATACAAACACTACTTTAAATCAGGCTGGACATTCGGCGTCGGTATTTTGGAGAATATTTTTTATTATGATAACAGCCCGGACGTAGCGTTTCATTTTGAATTAACCCGATTATTTAAGTAA